The Pseudoalteromonas carrageenovora IAM 12662 DNA window AATTTTTAACGCATAATCTAATAGCTAGCTATATTTTATATTAAAATCATGCCTTTATCATTAGGGCATGATTTTCTCTTCGCGTTTAAAGTGGTCACTAAGTGGCAATGTTGACTCATAACGGGTAGTATTCGCCGAGTTTTTTACCCGATGTATTGGTATTTATGAATAAATCTCCTCTTTTAATTACCTTGGCGCTTGCGCTAAGTGGTTGTCAAACGGTTACAACCTTAGATTCTGACTCTCAAGTCGCTACTCAAACAAACCAAAAGCTTGAAGGCGCAAGCCCTAACGATATCAACAATGCATTGATGGTAAACGCACAATATCAACAAGTTAATAGTGAAGACGAAGAAGCTCCCGTTTTTGATGACGTGTGGGAACGTATTCGTTACCAGCTTTCTATTGACGTACCACAAAACCGCCCTGTTGTTACCGAGCGAAATTACTACGCTCGCCATCAAGCTTATTTAGATCGTATTTCTAAACGTGCAGAGCCTTACCTTCACTTTATTGTTGAAGAAGTAGAAAAACGCGAAATGCCAATAGAAATTGCATTACTCCCTATTGTAGAAAGTGCTTTTGACCCATTTGGTTACTCTAATAGAAGCGCTTCAGGTATTTGGCAGTTTATGCCAGCAACAGGTGAGCGTTTTGATTTAAAGCAAAACTGGTGGTATGACGGTCGTCGCGACATTGTTCAATCGACACGTGCTGCACTTGATTACTTATCATATTTGCATAAAACCCTTGAAGGTGATTGGTTAAACGCTATTGCGGCGTATAACTCAGGCGAAGGGCGTTTGATGCGCGCGATTAAAAAGAATCGTAAAAAACATTTACCAACCGATTTTTGGTCACTAGATTTACCAAGTGAAACCACAGCATACGTACCTAAGCTATTAGCACTTGCCGATTTATTAAAGCGTGCTGACGACTTTAACGTTAAGTGGCAACCGGTGATCAATGCACAAGTAGTCGAAGTGGTTGATGTAGGCTCACAGATTGATTTAGCGCTTGCTGCTGATATGGCTGATATGACGCTTACTGAGCTTTACAGGTTAAACCCTGGCTTTAACCGCTGGGCAACGGATCCTAACGGGCCGCACTTTTTATTATTACCTACCGATAAAGCAGAGCAGTTTAGCCAAAAACTTGCACTTACTGATGTAAAAGATCGCTTACGCTGGCAACAGTACACTGTCGCTCGTGGCGATAGCCTTTCTGTTATTGCTAAAAAGTTTACCACCAGTAGCAGTGCAATTCGCTCGCTTAACAAATTAAAATCAAACACTATTCGCGTAGGCCAAGAACTGTTAGTACCGCTTACCGATGGTGCAATTAATAGTGAACATTTACCTAAACAAATGCGTTTAGCAGCAAATAAAGCAACTCGCACTAAGTTATCGCACACGGTTAAAAGTGGCGATACACTTTGGGATATAAGCCGCGAGTATGATGTAACAATGGACGAACTTGCGTCGTGGAATAAACTGAAGAAAAACTCAGTACTGCGATTAAATCAAAAGCTAACTGTCTATAAATCAGCAAGTAAACCACAAGCAACCGCAAGTACTAATCGCACCATTACCTACAAAGTACGCCGTGGTGACTCGCTTGCGCGTATTGCTTCTAAGTTTAATTTAACGGTTAATGAGATTATTAAGTGGAATAACTTAGCCGGCCAAAAGTATTTACAACCGGGCCAAAAGTTAAAGCTTAAAGTAGACGTAAGAAGTAGCTAATTTATAGAGCTATAAAAGCAAAAAGGAGCGCATGCGCTCCTTTTTTAATACTTTAATTTAATAAATTAATCTGAACTCTAGGGCGTGTTGATCTTTGGTGGGCGAATTTGCAGCAGTATGTTTGGTTTTTAGGCAAGGCAGAGCCTATGTAGTGTGGTTGTTCCCCATAAATAGGCGATTACGCAGCATAAATACCAAACATGCACTGCCCTCTGGGTTCTTTCTAGGGGCGTTTAACTCTTTGTTGCTCGTTTTTTACTTAGCCCACTAGGTTACAAACCTCGCGCCGCGATTTAATCGCCCCTAGATTGAACAAATTTCAATCCACAAAGATCAACACGCCCTTGTTAAGACATTTACTAACATATTGAATCATAGTGATATTTAAACTTATCTTTCTTTAGCCAGAGATTTTCAGTGAAAACAAGGCTAATTCTCTCGTCAATAGCTGCTAGGGATAGGTCTATTATCCAGAGTTCTGGTTAAATTAAGCTGGTAGTTTTTCTAGCCATGCTTTTAACCAAGGCTCTGTAACGGGCCATGGCTCAAAATCTTCACAGGCATCTATTTCTAGGCGATTACCAACTGGCTTTGCTTGTAAGTCGCGTAATAGCTCATCAAAGCTGCGACCAGCACCACAAAAGGTGTCACCATAGCATCTATCACCCATAGCAATGACCCCAAAAGGTTTATCGGTAAGCATAGGAAACGTGCTATTCATAGCAAAGTACAGCCCCGCTAAATTGCTTGGTATATCGCCTTGGCCTGTGGTTGAAGTAACAATTAAAATATGTGATGCATTTTTAACATCATCAAGAGATGCCTCATTAATAACGCTTGCAGTATGGCCTGCTTGCTCAATAGTATTGGCCACTTCATCGCTCAAACGCTCTGCGCCGCCATTAACACTGCCTACAAAAATACTAATATGTGACATTAATAATCCTTTTCTTGATCTGGCCAACCTAGTTGCTGACATATTTTAAGCATGTCTTCACCTAGTGGCGCTTTTATTGTGATGGGTTTATGCGTGTAAGGGTGCACAAAACTAAGCTCTGTTGCAAATAACATTAGTCGTCTTAGCTCAAAATGCTCTCTAAAAAATTGATTGTGCTGGTTATCGCCGTGATTTACATCACCTATAATCGGTAACGATAAATGCTTTAAGTGTCTGCGAATTTGATGCTTACGCCCCGTTTTAGGAAAACACTCAACTAACGAGTAGCGCACTGTTGGGTATTTACCGATAGGAATAGGCAATGCAGCTTGGTGCAAACAATTAAACTGAGTTTGCGCCTCTTGTGGCGCTTTATCTTGATCTGCAAACTTGTCAGCTATTTTATCCAGCTCTTCTTTTAGCGGTTTGTCTAAAAAAACTGATTCAGGGGCAAACCCGCGCACTAGCGCTAAATATCGCTTAGCGATAGTACCTTCAATGAATAACTGATTCATATCGCGCGCGGCTTCAGAGCTTAAAGCAAATAGCAGCACACCCGACGTAGGTCTATCTAGCCTATGTACTGGAAACACATGTTGCCCTAACTGATCACGTAACATTTGCATGGCAAACTGAGTTTCGTGCTTATCTAAAAAAGAGCGGTGCACTAGTAAACCCGAGGGTTTATTTATGGCTACGTAGTTCTCATCTTGATACAAAATAGCCAATTCGCCATATTCAATAGGCTCTGGGCGCTCACTCATTGGGCTCTCCTAAAAAGGCATCAAGCTGAATTAGTAATTCAATAATCTCGTTACTACCATTTTTATTCACAAGGGTCATTTGTGCCATAGGCGCAATTGCAAAATTACGAGGCAATGGTTGCTGATGAGTCACTAAATGCTGAACTTTTTCTATAAATACAAATTGTAACCATTGTTCAAACGCCATCGTGTCGTGACAAAATGGAACACTGGAATTTAATGCCTCAGGGGCTACTGGCTGAGCTTGCCAAAGTTGATGCTTTTTTAAAAGAGCAGTGAGCTGATTTAAATAAGCTTGGGTTTGCTGGTACATAACCACCCTCTTTCATATATGTAATGCAATTATACCCTGTTCCCACACAGCCCGCTATGGCGTATAATTAGGGCAATTTAGCAGTAAAAACAGTTGAGAATACAATGAGCGAACACGTAGCCACATTAGGCCAACTTTTAGACGGTGCAGGTACTCAGTGGCGTGCTTTTGATATTGGCAGACATATAACTAAGCTTGATAAAAAACAGTTTTTAACCATTGAACAAGCTCAAACTCCGTACCCTTACCCTCTTGGGGGTCATGCATGGCTTGCTATTCAATTTTGGGATAGTAAAGCAAGCAAAGAACCATACGTGTGGTTTTTAAAGTTTCCACTTGATGAACAAAGCAAACTGGTAAGTGCAAGCCGCGATCATTTTGCTAATATGGTTATTGAGGCCTTAGGCACTGAAATTACAGGTGAACAGGCTGATGGTAAACTTGATAACAACCCTTATGTTTTTACACCTAATGCAAATAAATTAGCTGCGTTTAACGCGCAGCTTAAAGTTTTATTAAAACAACCGGCTTCTCAATATTACGAACACGCACAATTATACTTTAGCGGCAAAATTGGGTTTGATAACTGGCAAAGTGTTGCACTTCAAGGTATTGCAGATTTTGCACTACGCCTAGATAACGACGCAAATTTAAGCAACTTACAAAAAGCGTGGGCGCATTTACCGCTTGAAGTATTACAACCACTTAGCGCAATGCTTGAACATGTTGAAATCCCCACATCTTTGAGTGAACTTTTATTAGCATATGGTCAAGCTGCAATTGAAAATAACGATACCATAGCTTTAACCGCTGCACTGCGCTCATTGTCTAAAGGGCAAGCGCAAGGGCTAAGCACACAACTGGTTGATGCAGCATTAAGCTCATCACTTGGTAATGATTCGGACGTACTTTTAACCATTGCAGGGCGCTGTTTTGTGCAGTTAGAAGATCCAGAGCGGTTACACATATTTATGGATAATTGTGCACAACATCAAGAAATAGCGGAGCTGTTCCCTAGTGTGTTTGCCGATTTAGTTGCAATACCCACTATTCGCCCTCATTTATTAGGTTTATTACGAAAAGAAAATCGTAGCGAAACCCTCGCACGAGCAATTGGAAGGTTATTCTCTTAATGGCAAGCTTATGGACGTTCATACTTATTGGTAGTGTAATTTATTTATTTTGGCTTAACCGAAAAATTGCTGAAGCAGCGAACGTTCATGCAAAGCGCCAAAGCGATCAATTACAAGTACAGCTAATGAGTGTTGCATGCACTAAGCGCCGTTTTGGTTTTTTAAAAAACGGTAAGCCAGGTATTAAAAGTGAATTTATATTTGAATTTTCAAGCGATGGTGAGAATGCTTATCAAGGTGTGCTTATAATGGAAAATGAGTTTTTGAAAAGTGTGGTTGTTCCGCCGCATAAAATATGAAAGTATTTTAAGCGCTTTTTTAATGCTTAAAACTAAATTTAACACAAAAAACTAAGGCGTAACTAAAGTTACGCCCCAATTGGACTGCATCCTGCTAGATATCCTTTATCTATAAATCCGTATTATCATCCCCTGAACGAGCAAACAACCTTGTTTACCCTCCCATTGCATCCTGCAATATCCTTAACCTTCCTGGTCAACCTGCGTAATCTAACGCGTGGCTACATACCGTAGCATCATCCGTGGTAATCCTTTTAAGTAGCTCCTGCCACTTTAATGCATCCTGCATTTTCCTCTTGCCGCCTTGGCCATCCTACGTAAACTAACGTTCCTGCTACTTCCTGTAGCGTCATCCGTGAATATCCTAAAGTAGCTCCTAGCTACTAAGTGCCTCTTGCACTTCCTAATTCATCCTTGTATCCGTTTTAACTTGTCCTTTGTGCTTCCTGCTAGCGCCTGCTATGTTGCCTATTCCGTATCCTTGGCAGTAGCTTAATCGTTAAGCTATGTCGTCTTGACAAAGTAAAGTTTAAAGCAAAAGTGGCTTGGTAATAGCACTTAACAAAAAATAAATGAGTGTAATAAATATGCAAAAATAAAATAAGCTAGATATATTAACAACTTAAATAAAAAAAGGCCTGTTAGCACAGGCCTTTATCTATTAACACTCACGTTAATGTAAGATATGTCTCACAGTCTAATGTCCGTTTTGGCGTATTTACTCACACATGAATAGCTAAAAATTCAATTAATCTTACAAACTATTCAGCTAAACCCTTATTTAAACAGCAAATCACCTTCAATTTTATTAAATGTAAGTTGTTTTAGTGCTTTAAATCCCTCGGTTTTAAAAAACTCGGAGTGCTCTCTACGTGTAACAAAAACAGCCATGCCTGTTGCATTTAAATTTGATTTTACTAAGTCATTTAACCCTCTTAATAAATATCGACCGAGCCCTTGGCCATGAAAGTGTGGATCTACAGCTATAAATGCTAAAAAGTAATAATTACCCTGCTCTTTTAATGCATCTCTTATAGTTTTTTCTTTTTCTATTAATTGGTTAGTTTGCAAAAAACCGGCACTGAGCATAAGTTTTAAACGCCAATGCCAATAGCGCTGGGCTTGCAGTTGACTATTAGACTCAAATACACACGCCACAGCTTTTAACTTTTCATTACGGTATAAGCCTATCAAAGGCTGTTTTTCTTGCCAAAAAGTACTGAGCTCTTCTCTAATAAGAGAACG harbors:
- a CDS encoding LysM peptidoglycan-binding domain-containing protein, which translates into the protein MNKSPLLITLALALSGCQTVTTLDSDSQVATQTNQKLEGASPNDINNALMVNAQYQQVNSEDEEAPVFDDVWERIRYQLSIDVPQNRPVVTERNYYARHQAYLDRISKRAEPYLHFIVEEVEKREMPIEIALLPIVESAFDPFGYSNRSASGIWQFMPATGERFDLKQNWWYDGRRDIVQSTRAALDYLSYLHKTLEGDWLNAIAAYNSGEGRLMRAIKKNRKKHLPTDFWSLDLPSETTAYVPKLLALADLLKRADDFNVKWQPVINAQVVEVVDVGSQIDLALAADMADMTLTELYRLNPGFNRWATDPNGPHFLLLPTDKAEQFSQKLALTDVKDRLRWQQYTVARGDSLSVIAKKFTTSSSAIRSLNKLKSNTIRVGQELLVPLTDGAINSEHLPKQMRLAANKATRTKLSHTVKSGDTLWDISREYDVTMDELASWNKLKKNSVLRLNQKLTVYKSASKPQATASTNRTITYKVRRGDSLARIASKFNLTVNEIIKWNNLAGQKYLQPGQKLKLKVDVRSS
- a CDS encoding flavodoxin — encoded protein: MSHISIFVGSVNGGAERLSDEVANTIEQAGHTASVINEASLDDVKNASHILIVTSTTGQGDIPSNLAGLYFAMNSTFPMLTDKPFGVIAMGDRCYGDTFCGAGRSFDELLRDLQAKPVGNRLEIDACEDFEPWPVTEPWLKAWLEKLPA
- the truC gene encoding tRNA pseudouridine(65) synthase TruC, with the protein product MSERPEPIEYGELAILYQDENYVAINKPSGLLVHRSFLDKHETQFAMQMLRDQLGQHVFPVHRLDRPTSGVLLFALSSEAARDMNQLFIEGTIAKRYLALVRGFAPESVFLDKPLKEELDKIADKFADQDKAPQEAQTQFNCLHQAALPIPIGKYPTVRYSLVECFPKTGRKHQIRRHLKHLSLPIIGDVNHGDNQHNQFFREHFELRRLMLFATELSFVHPYTHKPITIKAPLGEDMLKICQQLGWPDQEKDY
- a CDS encoding YqcC family protein, whose product is MYQQTQAYLNQLTALLKKHQLWQAQPVAPEALNSSVPFCHDTMAFEQWLQFVFIEKVQHLVTHQQPLPRNFAIAPMAQMTLVNKNGSNEIIELLIQLDAFLGEPNE
- a CDS encoding DUF3549 family protein, coding for MSEHVATLGQLLDGAGTQWRAFDIGRHITKLDKKQFLTIEQAQTPYPYPLGGHAWLAIQFWDSKASKEPYVWFLKFPLDEQSKLVSASRDHFANMVIEALGTEITGEQADGKLDNNPYVFTPNANKLAAFNAQLKVLLKQPASQYYEHAQLYFSGKIGFDNWQSVALQGIADFALRLDNDANLSNLQKAWAHLPLEVLQPLSAMLEHVEIPTSLSELLLAYGQAAIENNDTIALTAALRSLSKGQAQGLSTQLVDAALSSSLGNDSDVLLTIAGRCFVQLEDPERLHIFMDNCAQHQEIAELFPSVFADLVAIPTIRPHLLGLLRKENRSETLARAIGRLFS
- a CDS encoding DUF3301 domain-containing protein, encoding MASLWTFILIGSVIYLFWLNRKIAEAANVHAKRQSDQLQVQLMSVACTKRRFGFLKNGKPGIKSEFIFEFSSDGENAYQGVLIMENEFLKSVVVPPHKI
- a CDS encoding GNAT family N-acetyltransferase, whose product is MTVDIQTDTFSVQYLAAEDISIAASLIYQAYHDDPMLQTLLNYIENNKSAYEKKLRSLIREELSTFWQEKQPLIGLYRNEKLKAVACVFESNSQLQAQRYWHWRLKLMLSAGFLQTNQLIEKEKTIRDALKEQGNYYFLAFIAVDPHFHGQGLGRYLLRGLNDLVKSNLNATGMAVFVTRREHSEFFKTEGFKALKQLTFNKIEGDLLFK